ACGCCAAAAAAATTCACGTCCCAGTTCCAGGGGATCCATCCAATGCAGGGGCAGAGGCCGAGAGGCGTGGCGTACCCAGAAGCTTGAGGGAGGGAGATAATTGGCTGACAGGGGTCTCCCGGCCCGTGCTACGGTTGAAGAGGGTCCCCACTGCAGCGGGTCGAGAGGCGTCAAAAATAGCAACTTGAGAGTCTGAAGCTGGGACTTGGTGAGGTCTTATCCCCACGGAGGCCGCGTGCCAGGGTAAACAGTTGGTTGTTTGTACCTAGTCCGTACGGAGATGGTATGAAGACTTCAAAAAACCAGCAATACATCGTATTTCTAggaatgagaaggatggtgCTGTTGGCATTTTTTATGTGGTCATTAACTGACACTGTTGATCACAGGTCTCGATCATTCTATCATGGCTAGCGCTTGGTTGAGCATCTCTAAAACAGGGGACTTTTTATTGGCTTCATTCACCCTCACGCTGCCACTTTGATGCATAATGGTTGCCAAGCTTTTTCTATTGATGGCTTCCCCCCAAAAGAAAAAAACCATCTACCTGACTGTAGAGTCTAACCCCCATGATAATAGGATCCATCCCATGTCATTGTCATGGCTCCTTAGTTCTTAGTCTTGTCTTAGTCCGAATAGAACCTCCACCCCCAGCCCTACTTTACTTTTACCCttctttacctttacctccttctttactttacttcACTCAACCTTAACATCACATCTCCCCGTGTCATCGGACCTTATTCAGTTcctttgtttctttctttttatactacccatcatcgtcgcctgTCCCTGAGTGACGCCATATTCCGTTCGCTTCGCCCCTTTTGGCGCCTCGTCCTTTCGCTCACGGACCTTCCCGACTAAGCTTCTTTAACGACACAGCGACTCTCGTTTACCAAGGGCTCTTTGTTTACGACGATTGATCTGTCAAGCGGCGCCTGACCTCGAACATCTACATCTCTCCAGTTGCCCCTATAGTCTCGTACTCATCAGCTCTTATCTTGTCTGcgatccatccatcctctGAACCCCTGCGAATACGAGACTATCCCCAGTTGGAACCAGTCAATCTCAACTCTATACACGTGGCCGACAACAATAAAATCGGAGAGCTCGGGGGAAAGTCGTCGCGCCATCCACTGCAGCGCCGTTAGACATTCGAGATAAGCTCCAACGTCTTCGCCTGTTGGCGCAGCTCGCGCGCCCGATATGGATTATACAGCCCACCCCCACAGTCGGCGGCAAGAAGAGGATCCTGGCAAGCAATTGCTCGATCTGCTTCAAGAACCCTTCAGTCAACAGGTATGTCCTGACCCAAGATATCGCAGGTCTCCGTTTCCGCTAACGCCGTGCGTCAGCTCCAAGCTGCATCGGTGTATTCAGCTTTAGCTACGTCGATCCCCGTCACAATCGGCATTGCCATCATCTTTTCGATTCTACGACCATACCACCAGGCCATTTATGCCCCCAAGTTGAAACATGCCGACGAGAAGCACGTACCGCCCCCTATCGGAAAGGCCCCGTGGTCGTGGATCACGACATTATGGCAGACCAAAGAAGAGCAGCTTGTACCATTGATCGGTATGGACGCCACTGTCTTCCTGCGCTTCGTTCGCATGTGCCGCAATATGTTCTTTACCTTGTGTTTCACTGGTGTTGGTATCTTACTCCCAATCAACTATACTAGGTGGTTGGACTATAAGGGTGATAAAACAGCCAACTGGGTAATCAACATCACTCCCCTCACTGTATATGCTCCGGCAATCTGGTCCCAGGTTATTATTGCCTGGTGCTTCAATTTTATCGTCATGGGCTTCCTTTGGTTTAACTACAGAAAGGTTCTCCAACTCCGGCGCAAGTATTTTGAGAGCGAGGATTACCAGAAGAGTCTTCACTCTCGAACTCTAATGGTAAGATCAGAAAAAGCTACCGCCAGCAAACGATTACTCACATTCAATTGCAGGTATTCGACATTCCCAAGAAGGGCTGTTCTGACGAGGGTATCGCAAGAATTATCGATCAGATTGCCCCCAACTCATCTTTTGCTCGAACCGCTGTTGCCCGAAATGTCAAGGAACTCCCTGAGCTTATCGAGCAGCACGACCACGCTGTTCGCAAACTTGAGAAGGTCTTGGCTAAGTACCTCAAGGACCCCAAGAACGTCCCAGCTGCTCGGCCCATGTGCAAGCCCTCTAAGAAGGACCGATCTTACGGAACTTATCCCCGAGGCCAAAAGGTCGATGCTATAGAATATCACACCCAGCGAATTCGTGATCTCGAGATTCAGATCAAAGAAGTACGCGCCACGGTAGACAAGCGAGGCTCGATGCCTTACGGTTTCGCCAGTTACGCGGATATCGCTGAGGCTCACGGTATTGCCTACGCTTGTCGTAAGAAGAAGCCTGTCGGTGCCACCGTCAGACTCGCACCCCGGCCCAATGATATCATCTGGGAGAACATGCCTCTCTACAGCAGCACTCGAGGACGAAGACGGTGGATCAATAACTTCTGGATCACTCTTCTGACTCTTATCTGGATCGTACCTAACCTTGGCATTGCCATCTTTCTCGTCAACTTGCAGAATCTGGGCAAGGTTTGGCCTGCTTTCAGAACCGAGCTCGCCCAACATCCCAAGGTGTGGGGTGCTATTCAGGGCGTTCTCTCCCCAGCGATCATGTCCCTGATATACCTCGTTCTCCCTATGATCTTTCGTCGCCTCTcagtcaaggctggtgacCAGACCAAGACTGGACGAGAAAGGCACGTTCTGGCCAAGctttacttcttcttcgtcttcaacaatcttcttatcttctccatcttcagtgTCATCTGGAGTTTCGTGGCCAGCGTTGTCAGGGATACGACTGGGGAGACCAAAGAGGATGTGTGGGAGtccatcaagaagaacgaCATTGCGTCTTCCATGTTCATAGCTTTGTGTAACAACAGCCCGTTCTGGGTGACATACTTGCTCCAGCGCCAACTCGGTGCGGCAATAGACCTTGCCCAACTCTGGCCGCTTGTGCAAGCGTTCTTTCTGAAGAAGTTCTCAAGCCCAACGCCCCGAGAGCTTATTGAGCTCACTGCCCCGCCACCTTTCGAGTACGCCAGTTACTACAACTACTTTCTTTACTACGCTACAGTCACCATGTGCTTAGCCGGTATCCAACCTCTGGTCCTGCCGGCAACAGCTCTGTACTTCCTCATTGACTCGTGGCTGAAGAAGTACCTTCTCCTCTACCGCTTCGTCACTAAGACTGAATCCGGTGGAATGTTCTGGCGAGTTATCTTCAATCGTTTCATCTTCGCAACCATGCTTTCCGACCTGGTCGTCATGTTGACTTGCTGGGTTCGCGGCAATTCGGGGTCGCATATCGAATTCTACAGTCTGGTACCGCTGCCATTCATCctgatcatcttcaagatttACTGCAACCGCGCCTTTAACAACAAGATCACCTACTACAGTATTGTGGACGTCACCAAGACACCCGAGAACGGCATCGACCCCAAGGATAACCGTATGCGTAGTGAGCGATTGGCGAATCGTTTTGGCCACCCTGCACTTTACCGACCTCTGATTACTCCCATGGTTCATTCGAGCGCACAGAACCTTTTGCCTGCTATCTACAAGGGTCGCCTGAGTGATGGCAGAGAAGTGGATTCGGGTGATATGATGACAGTCAGTGGTTACTCGGATATGGTTTCTCTCGATCCTATGCAGAAAGGACGACCAGGCAAGAGTGCCAACAACGTTCCCGGTTTCGAGTTCGTGTCAGACAGCCAGATGGACTTTGAGTATTACAAGAACCGAGCGGAGTTCGCAGAGGACCATGGTGGAGGCGAGATCTACGGCCGACCTGGAGAGATTGCTCGCCCTGGTACTCCTGGATCAGTCGATGGTAGCGATTTCTCACGACCGGGCACGCCTGTAGGCCGAACTGGTTCTCCCTTTGCAGGTGGAGCAGCTCAGCAGCAACGTCTCATGTCTCTTGCTAGCAACACAAGCGGCGACACTAGCTATTCAGCATACCGACCAGGTGGCGCGCCGAACAGCGGATTTACACAGCAAATGACTCTAGGCACAGAGCCCCCCGCCCGTGGCCGCAGTCCCTTGTACTCACAAAACAACGGAAGCTCATCGGGTCTCGGATTAATCTCGAATGCCGCGGCTCCCGCATACAGCAATCTCAGCACGCCAGGCCGCATGACGCCTGTGCAATCACCTGGGCCTTCAGTCAGCGCTATGGGCGGCGGTCCTCAAGGCTACAGCGGTCTTGCACAGAACGAGGAGCCTTCATACGATTACTTCCGCGGTAATAATCGCGCAAGGAGAAATCCCGGCGAGGGATGGTAGAGACGCTCCGAAAAGGAGACAGTTTCATTGCATAAAATTTGCGAGGCGTTTGGGTAGATTGGGAACAGGTCCTTAACGACCTCTTTTGAATTGAATTCTGGGATGAGGTGGACTGATGTGAGATGATCTGGGCACACCTCCAAGAACAATAGAATACTTTGGATCATAGCTTTTAATGCACAATAGCCCTTAACATTTCATAACGGGAATATGAGCAATCATTATGTTAGAGACTAAAGACTTGGCTTTGCGCTGATCTTAAGCTTCAGGTGACATGGGCATGTCCCAGATCTCGTTTCATCCCTTCAGGGTCTTCGGGGTCTCCTAGAGGTCCGGCATTTTCGGGATCCGACTTGGCCGTCCCGGAGAATCGTGGAACCCGGGATCACTCTCTCGCCGAGTTGCCGTTCATAGCCTTGAGTGTCACTTACCGTGGACAGGCTTGAGCCATCGAGACCCTGTACCAAGTTCCCATGCATACGCCAACTCTACCGTGGCTCGCATCATAACCTGTCAGGCTAGGGCTCATCAGTAATTATCCCCGTCTCATGCAGCCGCCTTAGATATGTTGCAAGATCTTCTTTCAGCCCCTCAATGATCCCGTCTTCCACAAAACCATCATTCCATGTAATTCCCATCGTCAAGGGACCGTTCTTGACACTTGCAACACTGACACTCATCGGATCACTTGCAACCATGACGCCATTTGTAAACAGCATGCGATGAATGCTCCTCTTATCAGCCTCTTCAGCAGGAGCTGGAAGAGTGCCGACGTTGCTAACTTCCCACGATCTAGGTCGCGGTTGGCCATCCTTCTTCCGTAGAAGTGCTTTCCAATCAGTGATGGTCGCGAGCACCAACATGTCATCGTCCACAGGAATTTTCGATGTCTTTTTCTTGAGCTCGTCTTTGACTCTCCTCGCGTGACTCCAGATATGGTGAttgatctcatcaccctTTGCAGCTTGAAAGGCAGCCACGACTGATGAAGAGTGCTCGTGTGACATACCGGTCACAGCACCGAATAGTGCGTCCTTGATAGCAGGGTCAGCATTGGGTGATATGTAGGGACGCATGCTTATCGGTGTCGACGAAATGAAGGCTGGGGCGGTAGGAATACGTCTCGATAGTGATGCAAGGACAAGCGCGTGCAAAAGACCTGTCATAGAAGTCCCGTGAGCGCGCGTCTCTTTCAGGGCAGTCGACACAACCGCTGGCGGGATATCCACGGCTACCAAACGAGCCTTGTGGCGATCGAAGTCAACCGGTTCGCCAGCCCATATCTTGGGCGGGCCAGGAGTGAGGAACCAGGGTCGGTATCGTTTCCATAGAAGAGCAGCTCGGCCAGATAATGTCGACGTATAGTCGATGACCTTCTCTTGTGGTTCAGGGAGTACTGATGGTTCGGGAAAGGAGAGAACTTCGGGGACCGCCGGGTTCGCGGGCAGATAGTTCAGTTGGGCGAGTAGTTTCTCATGGAATAGCCTTCCACCCATGCCGTCCATAAGTGAGTGGTGAAAAGCAAATAAAATGTTCTCAAAGAGAGGATCTCCGTTATCTTCTCCGACACCGGACGGTCTGCCAACAACGACCCGCCACGGGGGTCTTGTTTCGATGTTCTGCCAGTACTGGTCATGCAATTCGCAGTGTAAGTCGTTCAGACACTTgtcatgatcttcttcaggGCCCCAGGTACGAAATTCCACGAAATCACCCAGTCTCATCTCAGGCACATGTGTGAAATAGGCTTCCATGTCGCCTTCGCCCTGGATGCCCACTCGGAGCATAGGGTTCTCATTGATGAGATTTGCTACGGCGGCCAGAATGGCTTCATTTGAAGATGTGTTTGGCGGGACATTATAACGCGCTGATATTATGACACAGCGATACAAGCCGAACAAGTGATAGGCAGCAGAGCCAGTCTCTCTGGCCGCTGGTTAGCAAGCGTTGATTAGGTCGCGAGATTGACTGACAGGATGCCTAGACGGCGGGCAGTGCGGATCTCGGGGTTGTTTGTCATTCTGACCATTGATTTGAACGAAGTTGGGATTCATCAGCTGTAGTTGTTTACGATAACTTTGTATCTTATGTCCAGTTTGAcagcaaccaacaaccaacaagtATCTAGCACGATATCATGTGTCGTCATATCACTGATAGATTAGGAAGGAGGAGCAAAACAAGACGAGTTGGGACGAACTAGGGCAGCTCCTTTATTC
This genomic stretch from Fusarium fujikuroi IMI 58289 draft genome, chromosome FFUJ_chr09 harbors:
- a CDS encoding related to RSN1 Overexpression rescues sro7/sop1 in NaCl, encoding MDYTAHPHSRRQEEDPGKQLLDLLQEPFSQQLQAASVYSALATSIPVTIGIAIIFSILRPYHQAIYAPKLKHADEKHVPPPIGKAPWSWITTLWQTKEEQLVPLIGMDATVFLRFVRMCRNMFFTLCFTGVGILLPINYTRWLDYKGDKTANWVINITPLTVYAPAIWSQVIIAWCFNFIVMGFLWFNYRKVLQLRRKYFESEDYQKSLHSRTLMVFDIPKKGCSDEGIARIIDQIAPNSSFARTAVARNVKELPELIEQHDHAVRKLEKVLAKYLKDPKNVPAARPMCKPSKKDRSYGTYPRGQKVDAIEYHTQRIRDLEIQIKEVRATVDKRGSMPYGFASYADIAEAHGIAYACRKKKPVGATVRLAPRPNDIIWENMPLYSSTRGRRRWINNFWITLLTLIWIVPNLGIAIFLVNLQNLGKVWPAFRTELAQHPKVWGAIQGVLSPAIMSLIYLVLPMIFRRLSVKAGDQTKTGRERHVLAKLYFFFVFNNLLIFSIFSVIWSFVASVVRDTTGETKEDVWESIKKNDIASSMFIALCNNSPFWVTYLLQRQLGAAIDLAQLWPLVQAFFLKKFSSPTPRELIELTAPPPFEYASYYNYFLYYATVTMCLAGIQPLVLPATALYFLIDSWLKKYLLLYRFVTKTESGGMFWRVIFNRFIFATMLSDLVVMLTCWVRGNSGSHIEFYSLVPLPFILIIFKIYCNRAFNNKITYYSIVDVTKTPENGIDPKDNRMRSERLANRFGHPALYRPLITPMVHSSAQNLLPAIYKGRLSDGREVDSGDMMTVSGYSDMVSLDPMQKGRPGKSANNVPGFEFVSDSQMDFEYYKNRAEFAEDHGGGEIYGRPGEIARPGTPGSVDGSDFSRPGTPVGRTGSPFAGGAAQQQRLMSLASNTSGDTSYSAYRPGGAPNSGFTQQMTLGTEPPARGRSPLYSQNNGSSSGLGLISNAAAPAYSNLSTPGRMTPVQSPGPSVSAMGGGPQGYSGLAQNEEPSYDYFRGNNRARRNPGEGW